The DNA sequence TGGCAGCAACCTTAACCACCGAAGAGGTCTTTAATGCCTTTCTTGGAGAGTTTGGAGAGCTAAAGCACTTTTATCATGGACACACCTACACGGGCAACAACCTTGCCTGTGCGGTAGCTCTGGCAAACTTGGAGGTCTTTGAGGAAGAGAAAACCCTTGAAAAGCTCCAGCCAAAGATAGAACATCTCAGAAAGAGGCTTGAAGAGTTTTGGGAGCTTAAGCATGTAGGAGACGTGCGTCAGCTTGGCTTTATGGCAGGTATAGAGTTGGTAAAGGATAAAAAAACTGGTGAAAAGTTTCCCTATGGAGAAAGAACAGGCTTTAAAGTGGCTTATAAGTGCAGAGAAAGAGGCGTATTTTTGAGACCTTTGGGAGATGTTATGGTCTTGATGATGCCTTTAGTGATTAGTATTGAGGAAATGGACCATGTTTTGGATACCTTGAAGTGGGCTATNNNNNNNNNNNNNNNNNNNNNNNNNNNNNNNNNNNNNNNNNNNNNNNNNNNNNNNNNNNNNNNNNNNNNNNNNNNNNNNNNNNNNNNNNNNNNNNNNNNNATAGCTCTTATTTGGGTCGTAGGGCACATAGCCTTTCACAGAAAACTCCAAGAGTCTTTTGGCTTTAAGTAAGTCCTCAAAGCTCTTCAAGAGAAATTCTTTTTGCATTCTTCAAAACCTCTCTATAAAACTCCGTGTCTCTGTATACCAACACATCAATACTCTGGTCGCATTCCAAAAGAAACTTGGTTTGAACCCTTAGTGCAAGCTCCACTGGGTTTTCAGGGTTTTTCGGAATTAGCAAAATATCTATATCTCCACCCTTTAGGTCTTCTCTCAGCCTTGAACCAAATAGATAAACCTCCCCTTCAAAGCCTTCCAAAGCCTTCTTAAGGGCTCTTTTTTCTTCCTCCGTCAAACGCATAATGTTAAATATTCTACCCTTTAGAATCTTCGCAAAGTTTTAAAACTCTTACCCTCTTACCTTCGCTTGTCTCAAAGTCTTTTTGCTCTTCTACCTTTGCTCTCAAAAGGTATCCGAGAGCAAGACTACTTCTCGGACTTACAGAAGTTATAATTCCTATATCTTTGTTCTCTGTTCTTATCTTTTCTCCTTCCCTTAGACCTTCTCCTTCAAGGAGTGCCAAAGCCCTCGCAGGTCTTCCTCTATAATAGACCCTTGCTATGGCTTCTTGACCCACATAACAGCCTTTTGTGAGGCTAATGGCTTCCTTTAAAATACAGGCTTCCAGAGGAGAAAAACCTTCCCTTAGTTCCTTTCCAAGTTTTGGAATAAGCCTTTGGATGCGTATGTCTTCGTATTCCTCCTCAGATAGCATATCCTTCGTATCCAATGGAAGTTCAGAAACTTGACCTATTATCTCATAACCCTCCTCCCTTAGTCTTATAGGATTGCGGGTTAAAAGCATGTTGTCAAGAGATTTCACCTCAAAATCTCCAAGCTCCACACCAAAATGCTCTCTTATAAACTCCCTTACACCCTCTCCAAATAGGAAAATATGCTCTATATCAAGGGCTTCAAAGTAGACCCTCATAGAAAGTTTAAGACGGTTAAACTCCTCAATCACATGGCTAACGTCCAAAGGCGTATCAAGAAGGTAGTGGTCTGCGAGCTTGTATACATAAAACTCTCCTATGGGAAAACCGTTTTGTCTTAGCCAAAGGTTGTAGGTAAGTGTGTTTTCCTTCATACCTCTTATATCGTTGCTTAAAAGATTATGCAGAAAGGCGGTATGTTCCTCTGCCATGCCCTTTGGGAGAAGTTTTCCCTGTTTGCCATAAACTTTTATCTTGCCTCTTTTTAGTCTTATCCAACGCATGTTTGAATATTAAAGGAAAGTTGGTATTTTCTTCAATGACCACTGTCAATAGTTGGTAATAATTAACTCATACTCTCCCTTTCCACGCATATCTCCCTTGCAGTTTATGAACCTTGCTGTGTTTACAACTTCAATTCTGTAGCCCTTATATAGGTTTTTTATAAAGTCAGTATTGGAGTTTGTCAGCATTAGATAAACTCCTTTTTTGTCCAATTCTACAAACAAGTCTCTAAGCCTTATATGGTCTTTTTCTGTGAAATTTTCCTTTGTGTAGTTTGAAAATGTAGAGTAGTAGGGAGGGTCAAAGTAGACAAAGTCTCCCGCTTTTGCTTTTTTGCATGTTTCTTCAAAATCTCCACACAACACCTCTAAATCGCATGACCTTAAAAATTCAGAAACCGCTTTGAGGTTTTCTTCATCCACTATTTTGGGATTTTTGTATCTTCCAAAAGGCACATTGAACTCTCCCTTAGAGTTTTCTCTGTATAGTCCATTGTAGCAAGTTTTGTTAAGGTAAATAAACCTACTTGCTCTTTTAATGGGGTCAAGGCTTTTGGGGTCTATGGCTCTTATCCTGTAGTAATATTCTGGAGTGTTTTTGTGTGTCTTTAGGTCTTCTATGAGGTCTTCCACATGGTCTTTTATCACAAGATATGCGTTTATTAGCTCTTGATTTATATCTCCAATTATAGCCTTTCGTGGCTGAATTTGGAAAAACAGAGCACCACCTCCTACAAAAGGCTCTATGTAAGTTCCATAGTTTTTTGGCATATAAGCTACCAGCAAGTTTACTATTTGCCTTTTCCCACCCGCCCATTTTACAAAGGGTTTGGGTTTTGTCTTCTTTGTAAAAATTTTCATGATTAACCACCCTTGAGAGTGGCAATGCTAATAATTTTGTATATCTCCTCTCCTCTTTTAATAGCGTCAAGGAGTTTCCTAAACATATATGCATCTTCCCTGTTTGTCTTCTCTTGAGTCATCAATAGTTCTGCAAGGAAAATTAGAAATTTTATGGAATATTCCCCATACTTTCCCAGCTCAAAATATCTATCAAGCTCCTTTTCATAGGTTTTAGCTATATACTCATAACTGGTTCTCAATTTTCTCTCTTCTTCACTTCTTAAAGGTTCTACTTTTTCCCATCTTTCTGCAAGAAAATCCAAAAACTCTCTCGTAAGCTCTGGACTTGAAAGCATTTTCAAAAGCATATCCACTGTCCAATGAATATGTTTTGGAGTTCTTATTTTAGACCATTCTCCAGTGTTTTTGTTCTTTTGTCTATACCTTATTATTATGTCGTATTCACTTAGCTTGCCTTCATAAACTCCAATAACATACAAGTCGTTTATCTTAAAGGCATTAAGCGGTCTTTCGCTTTTAAATTTCATGCACTCTAATAAATCTAACGAGTTTGAGGAGTCGCATGGAGAAGTATTCCCTCTACCCATAAATAAAGATTATAATGAAACTCAGAAAGAGTGAATGTTTTATCCATATGCGTAAAACTAAGGTAAGAAAGCACACTAAGACCTATATACTTATGAACTATGAAAGTTGCAGAAGTTCAAAAAAACCTAAGGCAACTTCTTGGAGACATAAAAAGTAAGGAAGGTTTGGCTATAGTCTTATTGGTAGCCCTCTTCTATGGGTGGTTTCCAGATAGCATAAAAGACCTCTTAGGTGAGCTATTGCCAAACGAATGGGTGTCTCTAATTCTCTTGGTTTTGTCTATCCTCATTCTCCTAATACTCTACTGGCTTTTGAAACGTTTAATAAGCAAAATAGCAGGGGTTAAATACGAAGTGGAAACCTACGACCAGCAAGAGCTCAAAAGGGTAAAGGTGCTACTAATGGGCTTGAGCATACCTAATCCTGACCCAATGCGAGCTAATAATTGGAGTCAGCAGGAATTTTTGTTAAAAAAGTGTTTAGAGCAAGGTGCAAAGTTAAAGAAAATTTTGGTAATTCCTTCTCTGGAAAGTGCAAAACACTCTGAGGATTTTGTTGAGTATATGCGGACAAGGGTGGATATAGAACACGATCTTTTTGAATTTAGTGAGGCAGTGGACTATGAGGATATGTTGAGCTTACAGAGAACTTTCAACAAAGCAATAGAAACTCTCAAGGCACAGGGCTACAAGGAAAAGGAAATCTTAATAGACATAACCGCTGGGACTAAAACCTTTAGCGTGGTAGCCTCTTCTTTGACTTTTGACAATGATATTCGCATGTGCTACGTGAACAACAAAAAGCAGGTGGTTATCTTTGATATGGTAGCAGTCAAAGAAGACTGAGCTATAATCTTATTAACAGATGGAAAAGCTCAAAGGTTTTGAGAAACTTTTTGAGAAAAAGTTAGGGGACGAAGAGAAAATTGTGTCTTCTGGGGAGAGGTTCTTGGGGGTTTTTACCGGTGAGACCTTATCAAGGCTTGAAGACCTTCTCAGGTTAGACCTTGGAGTATACAAGACAAGAAGGAGAAGACCTTTTATAGGAAGGCTTGAAAGGGACTTTTACCATATTGTCTTTCTAACTACAAAAACCTACTCAAAACGCAGGGTAGACCTTAGCCTTTGCTATAAGGGTAAAAATAAAGCATGTCAAAGCCTTGATGTAGAGTGCTTTATTTTAAAAGACAGAAATAGACAAGAGGTGCTTGCCTATATGGTGCATAAGGATAGGTTTAGGGAGTTTAAATACGAATTTTGTGGCACGTGTAGAGACCTTGAGTTTCTTGATAGCTTAAGAAGGGAGTATTTTAGATGAGGGACTACAAACAACTTATCTCTGGCTTTTTGTATGGTGGTGTAAAGGAAGAGAACTATATGAAAAAGCTAATAAGGTCCTCATTGAGCCAGTATATGGATGCCTTGCTAAGGAGAAAATTCGGAGATGACTACGAGGAGGAAGTCCTATCTGAGTTGAGGCTTAGGCTAATAAACAACAAAGACTATCTGCAGAGGTTAGAGTATATAAACCTGCATTACTTGAAAACCCTCATAAGAAACTTCTTAGTAGACATTATAAACGGCGAAAAGATAGAGGTTTACAGCCTTCAGGAACAGGTTTTTGAAGAGGAGGATGCAAAGCCTGTAGTTCATGAAGATAACCTTAGAGATACAAGACATCACTTTGCGGAAGTGGAGGGTAGCACGCTTTTTGAGGCACTTATGAAAAATCTCAAAGACGGGGATATGGTAGTGCTATGCTATTACTTTTATAAGTATCTATATAACTCGGAGATAGAACTGAGGGATATTTCTAAGGATAACCTATATAAGAGGTGGGAAAGGCTACGGAAGGGTAAACTTAGGGAGATTTTAGGTGATGCCTCTCCAGAGGAGATAAGGGCGATGGTGGAAAGGTTTTTGTCAGAGGTTTGTCAAAAAAGGGGTTATATATGTAATGAAAGAGGAGACGTGCCATGAGTTTGGAATTGGAGCTTTTGGAGATATACGAGAAGAACTTGAAAGAAGGGAGCGATGAGCTTCTGGAAGTTCCTCATAAAAAGGAGCCAAAAGTGGGGCAGATTAGGGAGCTCTGGTCTGTGCCTGTGGAGAGGTTTGTTATTTTGCAAGAAGTCCAAGAGGGTCTATACAAAACAGTTCCTCTCACTTCCTATTTGCAGGTTTTACCTAACTCCACGCCTATTTACGAGCTAAGGTCTCGTGGGCTTAAACTGGGTGTGGTTCCAGTATGGGATTATTTAAGAAGGGAGCTTATAGAAAACTACAGTCAGGTCATAGGTAAACTGCCTGAAGAGGAGCTAAGCAAAATAGAAGAATACCTATCAAGGGAAAAGGAGCTAAAGTTTGCCACGAGAAGGTTCATCAAACTCAATTCTAAGCGGTGGGCAAAGTGGACCATGTATTCACTGCTGGCTCAGGCGGAGCTTGCAGAAAGGGAAGAGGCACAGGTTATAAGGCTTTCAACAGATACAGAAAAGGCTCTTGAAGAGATACGCACTTATGCTCTCGCAGCGGATAATAGATACTTCAAGGTAGGGAATTTCTTTGTGGTTTTGGAGGAAGGTTTGCTAAGGCTTTACTTGCCTATAGAGTTTGTGGGTAAGGTTGTTAGGGTGCTTTTGGGTTCTGTGGTGGTCTTTGAGGGTGAGGTAGAGTCTCCAAGGTTGGAGATTCTTGGAAACTTCTTTGGAATAAACATTCCGGAGGAATTAAAGGTTGTGGAACTTTAGCCTTTTCAAGGAAAAAGACCTTATAGAGTTTCTCTACAGGGGAGACTTGGAAGAAGTCCTTGTAGACCTTATAAGGCAGTGGGATTATTTAAGCCCTGGGGTGCATTTTGCTCTGGTAAAGCATCTACGCCTTTCTGAAAGGTATTTTGATGAGGAAAAACTTGCCAAGGCTTTGGGTATAAAGAAGGCGTCCGCAAAGGCACTTTTGGAAAATCCCTATGTGGAGTTTGAGTTTCCTGCGGTCTCTGAAAGGGATGGCAAGCTAATAAGGGGTCTGGCAATAAAGGATACACCAGAGGTCTTTTGCAACCTACCAGAAAAGAAAAGGTATATCACTCCAGTGGTGGAATATCTGCGTTCCAAAGGCTTTGTGTCTGGGTCTGTTAGTGTTATCTTTGACAGTGAGTTTGTGGGAAACAGCTTTCAACTTTCTTTGACCTTGGCTTTGTGTATGGATGCGGAAAAGAAAAGGCTACCACCAAACCTCTGCTGGAGCGGTGGAGTTAGGAAGGATGGTAGG is a window from the Aquificaceae bacterium genome containing:
- a CDS encoding DNA adenine methylase — protein: MKIFTKKTKPKPFVKWAGGKRQIVNLLVAYMPKNYGTYIEPFVGGGALFFQIQPRKAIIGDINQELINAYLVIKDHVEDLIEDLKTHKNTPEYYYRIRAIDPKSLDPIKRASRFIYLNKTCYNGLYRENSKGEFNVPFGRYKNPKIVDEENLKAVSEFLRSCDLEVLCGDFEETCKKAKAGDFVYFDPPYYSTFSNYTKENFTEKDHIRLRDLFVELDKKGVYLMLTNSNTDFIKNLYKGYRIEVVNTARFINCKGDMRGKGEYELIITNY
- a CDS encoding nucleotidyltransferase domain-containing protein codes for the protein MRLTEEEKRALKKALEGFEGEVYLFGSRLREDLKGGDIDILLIPKNPENPVELALRVQTKFLLECDQSIDVLVYRDTEFYREVLKNAKRISLEEL
- a CDS encoding folate-binding protein is translated as MRWIRLKRGKIKVYGKQGKLLPKGMAEEHTAFLHNLLSNDIRGMKENTLTYNLWLRQNGFPIGEFYVYKLADHYLLDTPLDVSHVIEEFNRLKLSMRVYFEALDIEHIFLFGEGVREFIREHFGVELGDFEVKSLDNMLLTRNPIRLREEGYEIIGQVSELPLDTKDMLSEEEYEDIRIQRLIPKLGKELREGFSPLEACILKEAISLTKGCYVGQEAIARVYYRGRPARALALLEGEGLREGEKIRTENKDIGIITSVSPRSSLALGYLLRAKVEEQKDFETSEGKRVRVLKLCEDSKG